The genomic window AATTAAGAAGTTGAGGCGATATTCCAGTTCTGCCGCGATCGCGGTACTCCAAAATAATTTTAAAACCCGTACATATTTTTGCATCTCAAACATTTGGTTCGATTTCCGCAGCCCGTAATTGTTCCCTCAAGCGTTCGGTTTGGCTTTCAGCCCGTTCTGCACGTTCGTCCCCCGTCAACAACAAATTCCCTCGATTGTCCCACCAGCGCAACCAAGGGAGCGCAACATTTTGATACTGACCTTGCCAAATTCCCAACTCCACCCCCAACGGTGTAATGGGAAAGTGACCCCGTTCTGGTGGTTCTACCATGCGCCAATAAATGCCGCAATCTTGACCGATGCAATACTGTTCGTCCGGGTGTAATGCTTGAAAAATGGGTTTGATGGAGTCAGTGAGTAGAATGCTTTGGGGGTGTTCTTGGAAGTTCTCCACGAAGGTACCATCAGATTCAGGCAGTTGGGTATGGTCAGGAAGGGTTTTAGGGAGGTTCGATGGGTTAATGGTGGAGGTCATGGCGGTTTGCGAGGTGGGAGATTTGATTTCTATGGTAAAAACTGCCTTTATCTAACACAATACTTACGCAGACATAGCAAAACTACAGCTCTTTATGGGTGAAAGGTTTTGCGTTAGCGCCGGAATAGGTGGCGGCAATGTGTCCTTTTCCCGTGACTTGGTATTTGTAGGTGATGAGTCCTTCGAGTCCCACAGGACCGCGAGGCGGCATTTGTTGGGTGCTGATACCCACTTCTGCGCCAAACCCATAGCGAAAACCATCGGCAAAGCGCGTGGAACAGTTATGGTAAACTCCTGCGGCATCGACTCGGTTGAGGAAAGTTTGGGCGATCGCGGCGCTCTCTGTCACAATGGCATCGGTGTGTTTGGAACCGTAGGTATTGATGTGCGCGATCGCGCGATCTACGGAATCGACCACTTTCACTGCTAAAATCAAGTCGCTATACTCCGTTGACCAATCCTCTTCGGTAGCAGGTTGAATATCGATAATTTCTCGCGCAGCTTCGTCTCCCCGCAATTCCACATTGGGTAACGCTTCAACTAATTTAGGCAAAAATTGCGGCGCAATCTCTTGGTGAACCAATAAGGTTTCAATCGCATTGCAAGCAGCAGGATATTGGGTTTTGGAATCTACCGCAACCGCAATCGCTTGCTCCATCTGGGCATCTTTATCGATGTAGAGGTGACAAATTCCATCCGCGTGTCCGAGAACGGGAATGCGAGTATTATCTTGGACGTAACGAACAAAAGAATTCGACCCTCTGGGAATAATTAAATCCACGTATTCATCCAGCGCCAGTAATTCCCGAATTTCCTCTCTAGTCGTCAGCAATTGCACCGCGTCGGGATTCACAGCAGTCGAACGCAAGCTTTCTTGAATCACCTTAACCAGCGATTGACAGGAACGAATCGCTTCCTTTCCCCCTTTGAGAATCACCCCATTACCCGATTTAATCGCGAGGCTGGTAATTTGAATCAAAGCTTCCGGACGCGCCTCAAAAATAATCCCCAATACGCCGAGGGGACAGGTAACGCGCTTGAGAACCAAACCGTCGTCAAGTTCCCTGTGAATTTGCACGGACCCCACGGGGTCGTGGAGTTTGGCGACATCTCGCACCCCGGCAATCGCTGCTTTTAATTTCGATTCTCCCAATTTCAAACGCGCGTATAAGGGTTTGGCAATCCCTTCTGATTCAGCCGCTTGACAGTCTGCTTCGTTTGCCGCAAGAATTTCAGCAGAAGAAGATTCTAAGGATCGCGCGATCGCGTCTAGCGCCTGATTCCGTTCTTCCGTCGATAATACCGCCAACTGACGCGCTGCTTGGCGAGTATGTTTAGCAAGTTCGGTTAACGATAGCGTTGTCACTGAAGAAGTAACCATTTCATTTACATTAAAGTGCCACTAAATTGTATCCGGGTCGATATTCAACTCTCGCAACTTGGCTGCAAGTCGCTCTGCTTTTTGTTGAGCAAGTTCTTTTTGTTCTCGTTCAGACTCTTTTTTTTCTCGTTCGGATTGAGCATCTTCTTCTGGCGTAGGAACCAATTCCCCTTCCGGCGTAAAAAATCGTAATAGTCCTTGCTCGATTCCCAAATATAGCTCTAACTGCTGACTCCACAAATGCTCTCTATTGTTTGCTTTTAGGGATCGATATTTCCCATCCACCAAATGAAACCCTGCAAATTCTAGAGAATAGGGATCGAACCAAAAATAATCCGGGGTGCGAAAGGTATCTTGGTACAGTTTTTTCTTCAATCCTTTATCTGTCTTTGCCGTAGATTCCGAGAGAAT from Lusitaniella coriacea LEGE 07157 includes these protein-coding regions:
- a CDS encoding Uma2 family endonuclease, with the translated sequence MTSTINPSNLPKTLPDHTQLPESDGTFVENFQEHPQSILLTDSIKPIFQALHPDEQYCIGQDCGIYWRMVEPPERGHFPITPLGVELGIWQGQYQNVALPWLRWWDNRGNLLLTGDERAERAESQTERLREQLRAAEIEPNV
- the proA gene encoding glutamate-5-semialdehyde dehydrogenase, whose translation is MVTSSVTTLSLTELAKHTRQAARQLAVLSTEERNQALDAIARSLESSSAEILAANEADCQAAESEGIAKPLYARLKLGESKLKAAIAGVRDVAKLHDPVGSVQIHRELDDGLVLKRVTCPLGVLGIIFEARPEALIQITSLAIKSGNGVILKGGKEAIRSCQSLVKVIQESLRSTAVNPDAVQLLTTREEIRELLALDEYVDLIIPRGSNSFVRYVQDNTRIPVLGHADGICHLYIDKDAQMEQAIAVAVDSKTQYPAACNAIETLLVHQEIAPQFLPKLVEALPNVELRGDEAAREIIDIQPATEEDWSTEYSDLILAVKVVDSVDRAIAHINTYGSKHTDAIVTESAAIAQTFLNRVDAAGVYHNCSTRFADGFRYGFGAEVGISTQQMPPRGPVGLEGLITYKYQVTGKGHIAATYSGANAKPFTHKEL
- a CDS encoding Uma2 family endonuclease; translation: MTLTQEIATSPDLTESVIFPPGDLYSDEPPLETELHLEQIMLLLKCLKWLWKDRNDFYVAGNLTIYYSDEKRKDKNFRGPDFFVVLDTERKTRKSWVVWEEEGKYPNLILEILSESTAKTDKGLKKKLYQDTFRTPDYFWFDPYSLEFAGFHLVDGKYRSLKANNREHLWSQQLELYLGIEQGLLRFFTPEGELVPTPEEDAQSEREKKESEREQKELAQQKAERLAAKLRELNIDPDTI